The following proteins come from a genomic window of Oncorhynchus clarkii lewisi isolate Uvic-CL-2024 chromosome 23, UVic_Ocla_1.0, whole genome shotgun sequence:
- the LOC139381174 gene encoding dual specificity phosphatase 29 has protein sequence MASHSSKRCATVKKKFVPKTKPPEPVVEYVTPGGYELEKILNRDCMEYTHINQVWPNVWIGDEESAKDKYNLKKLGMTHILNAAEGTWNNVDTGAEYYSDMDVVYYGVVAEDTPTFDLSQYFFSAAQFIDQTLNIPENKLLVHCVMGRSRSATLFLAYLMICKNMTVVDAVDHVKRRRRIIPNWGFLKQLRQLDTYLLEQRDEVTTDKGKGEEKDKEREEDE, from the exons ATGGCGTCTCACAGCTCCAAGAGGTGTGCGACTGTGAAGAAAAAGTTTGTTCCTAAGACGAAGCCACCTGAACCTGTGGTGGAATACGTTACACCTGGGGGCTATGAGCTGGAGAAGATCCTTAACCGTGACTGCATGGAGTACACTCACATCAACCAGGTCTGGCCCAACGTCTGGATTGGAGATGA AGAGAGTGCCAAAGATAAATACAACCTGAAGAAATTGGGCATGACCCACATCCTGAATGCAGCAGAGGGGACGTGGAATAATGTGGACACGGGAGCGGAGTACTACAGCGACATGGACGTGGTCTACTATGGGGTCGTGGCGGAGGATACTCCAACCTTTGACCTTAGCCAGTACTTCTTTTCTGCAGCCCAGTTCATCGACCAAACACTCAACATACCTGAAA ATAAGCTGCTGGTGCACTGTGTGATGGGGAGAAGTCGGTCAGCCACCCTGTTCCTGGCCTACCTGATGATCTGTAAGAACATGACGGTGGTGGATGCCGTGGACCACGTGAAGCGACGCAGGCGTATCATCCCCAACTGGGGCTTCCTGAAACAGCTCAGGCAGCTGGACACTTACCTCTTAGAACAGAGGGACGAAGTGACGACTGACAAGGGAAAAGGAGAAGAAAAggacaaggaaagagaggaggatgaatag
- the LOC139381464 gene encoding dual specificity phosphatase 29-like, whose product MLQGMDSISSCLGGSEGAESRYETPPASELQRLMWTKPGTSDHMDEVQPRIYIGDMYAAKDKRTLRTHHITHVLNAADGKFNVNTGASYYRDTKISYHGVEAFDMPSFDLSTFFYSAAKFIKTALSSPTSNVLVHCAMGLSRSSSLVLAYLMIDKNLTLVDAIKAVAANRNICPNAGFLEQLRDLDKQLHYQARRQ is encoded by the exons ATGCTCCAGGGCATGGACAGCATCAGCAGTTGTTTGGGGGGTTCGGAGGGGGCAGAGAGCAGGTACGAGACTCCCCCAGCCTCAGAGCTCCAGAGGCTGATGTGGACCAAACCAGGGACCAGTGACCATATGGATGAGGTCCAGCCCAGGATCTACATAGGAGACAT GTATGCAGCCAAAGACAAGAGGACACTCCGGACTCATCACATCACCCACGTCTTGAACGCAGCGGATGGGAAGTTTAATGTGAACACAGGTGCCAGCTACTACAGGGACACTAAAATATCCTACCATGGAGTGGAGGCATTCGACATGCCCTCATTTGACCTCAGTACATTCTTCTACTCTGCGGCCAAATTTATCAAGACCGCCCTGAGCTCACCCACCA GTAATGTGTTGGTCCACTGCGCGATGGGTCTGAGTCGCTCGTCCTCTCTGGTCCTGGCCTACCTGATGATCGATAAGAACCTGACCCTGGTGGATGCCATCAAGGCTGTGGCTGCAAACAGAAACATCTGTCCCAACGCTGGATTCCTGGAGCAGCTCCGAGACCTGGACAAACAACTCCACTACCAGGCTAGACGACAATGA